One Candidatus Methylomirabilota bacterium DNA window includes the following coding sequences:
- a CDS encoding DNA-formamidopyrimidine glycosylase family protein — MPELPDLTIVAEELQARATGRLVLEASAPTPILVRATPAELAQLAGTAITSSRRRGKFLLLTFARDGRDELVLAANPMLAGRFWLLDGAEKVRSRTGLRLRFADGGELRYVDREMLGKLYLVRPDGLDAIPGWTEMGPDADDPELTLEVFRQRIRKHPGELKSLLRNSRFVAGIGNAYSDEILWEAKLAPLRRRSTLKPEEIDRLYAAMRSVLADATKRLRKLVPPDIQLQHREFLQVHLRGGEACPRCGRILRQIGGDEATTFCRTCQPPF; from the coding sequence ATGCCTGAGCTGCCCGATCTGACGATCGTGGCGGAGGAGCTCCAGGCACGCGCCACCGGTCGTCTGGTGCTCGAGGCGTCGGCCCCGACACCCATCCTGGTGCGCGCCACGCCAGCAGAGCTTGCCCAGCTGGCCGGCACCGCCATCACGAGCTCCCGACGGCGTGGCAAGTTCCTGCTCCTCACGTTCGCGCGCGATGGCAGAGACGAGCTGGTGCTGGCCGCGAACCCGATGCTCGCCGGGCGCTTCTGGCTCCTCGATGGCGCCGAGAAGGTCCGTTCGCGCACCGGCCTGCGACTCCGATTCGCCGATGGCGGCGAGCTGCGCTACGTCGACCGCGAGATGCTCGGCAAGCTCTACCTGGTCCGGCCCGATGGCCTCGACGCCATCCCCGGCTGGACCGAGATGGGGCCCGATGCCGACGACCCCGAGCTCACCCTCGAGGTATTCCGCCAGCGGATCCGTAAGCATCCGGGCGAGCTGAAGTCGCTGCTGCGCAACAGCCGATTCGTGGCCGGCATCGGCAACGCGTACAGCGACGAGATCCTGTGGGAGGCGAAGCTCGCCCCATTGCGCCGCCGGAGCACGCTGAAGCCGGAGGAGATCGACCGTCTCTACGCGGCCATGCGCTCGGTCCTGGCCGACGCCACGAAGCGCCTCCGGAAGCTGGTCCCACCCGACATCCAGCTGCAGCACCGGGAGTTCCTCCAGGTCCACTTGCGCGGGGGCGAAGCCTGTCCTCGCTGCGGTCGGATCCTGCGGCAGATCGGCGGAGACGAGGCGACGACGTTCTGCCGGACCTGCCAGCCTCCGTTCTGA